A single region of the Acidobacteriota bacterium genome encodes:
- a CDS encoding VOC family protein, whose amino-acid sequence MTDTCRFDRLALNASDPAAAADWYARHFGGELLEGFAGAGARFRAGNGTAVLHWRGAEAPGPSIGTGLDHSGWSVDNLDDLHAAMLADGATEFWEPRHFGPAKLYISFVTDPWGAKIELLEDATHPGFHHVHILGPDCEEDRSWLLEHVPGPAETFKDILLAVNYGTMRVLFRQTDDALEPTAGRAIDHLAWTSAAGGGRHTSPTGVDIQVRET is encoded by the coding sequence ATGACCGATACCTGCCGATTCGACCGCCTCGCGCTGAACGCCTCCGATCCCGCCGCGGCGGCCGACTGGTACGCGCGGCACTTCGGCGGTGAACTCCTGGAAGGCTTCGCCGGCGCCGGCGCCCGCTTCCGGGCAGGCAACGGCACGGCGGTCCTCCACTGGCGCGGCGCCGAGGCCCCAGGACCCAGCATCGGCACCGGACTCGACCACTCGGGCTGGTCCGTCGACAACCTGGACGACCTTCACGCCGCGATGCTCGCCGACGGAGCTACGGAGTTCTGGGAACCCCGGCACTTCGGGCCGGCGAAGCTCTACATCTCCTTCGTGACGGATCCCTGGGGTGCGAAGATCGAGCTCCTCGAGGACGCGACCCATCCGGGCTTCCACCACGTCCACATCCTGGGACCGGACTGCGAGGAGGACCGCTCCTGGCTGCTGGAACACGTCCCCGGTCCGGCCGAGACCTTCAAGGACATCCTGCTCGCCGTCAACTACGGCACGATGCGGGTGCTGTTCCGGCAGACGGACGACGCACTGGAACCAACCGCGGGCCGGGCGATCGACCATCTCGCGTGGACTTCGGCCGCGGGCGGCGGGCGCCACACCAGCCCGACCGGCGTCGACATCCAGGTTCGGGAGACCTGA
- a CDS encoding ATP-dependent RecD-like DNA helicase gives MTKPAEDREALSGVVERVVFHNEENGFAVLRVRVRGSFQPATVVGRLPLVSQGETIRASGAWKNDPNHGVQFRADRLAVSPPDSLDGIRRYLGSGRVHGVGPKMAKRLVKAFGEDVFEVIENEPERLKEVPGIGPKRAKRLSEGFKDQKAVREIMVFLQTHGLGSSRAARIYRTYGADAATLLTEDPYRLARDIRGIGFRIADSIGASLGKDREGLPRARAGLGYTLEQARGAGHCGLPRDELLEQAQELLKIPQEILVTALGDELEAGRLAATRLGGEEAIFLPHLLSAERAIARRLGELLRAEPPPWADIDAAKALAWVERRLEVTLAPTQRAAVEICLRSRVTVITGGPGVGKTTLVNAVLRILRARDVHCALCAPTGRAAKRLSESTGHTAKTIHRLLEIDPSNGKFRRSRYRPIDCGLLIVDEASMVDVELMASLLQALPAEGSLLLIGDADQLPSVGPGQVLRDLIDSGAVPVARLREIFRQADNSRIVRNAHRVNRGYLPELEPVRDELSDFYFVPAEDAEDGQRKVVEIVAGRIGRRFGLDPVRDVQVLSPMNRGPLGVRTLNVTLQAVLNPAPESGAVEVERFGWKYRAGDKVMQTDNDYDKDVFNGDLGRIRSIDPGAEKMTIVFDGRPVDYRFSDLDRLMLAYAVTVHKSQGSEYPAVVVPISTHHYVMLRRNLLYTAITRGRRLVVIVGQKWALQKAVEEASDMRRYSTLREQLAELARSG, from the coding sequence ATGACCAAGCCGGCCGAAGACCGCGAGGCGCTCTCCGGGGTCGTCGAGCGGGTCGTCTTCCACAATGAGGAGAACGGATTCGCGGTGCTTCGCGTCCGGGTACGGGGCAGCTTCCAGCCGGCGACGGTGGTGGGCCGACTGCCCCTCGTCTCGCAGGGCGAGACGATCCGGGCCTCCGGCGCCTGGAAGAACGATCCGAACCACGGCGTCCAGTTTCGGGCCGACCGGCTCGCCGTGTCGCCGCCGGACTCACTCGACGGGATCCGGCGCTACCTCGGATCGGGAAGGGTGCATGGCGTTGGGCCGAAGATGGCGAAACGCCTGGTGAAGGCGTTTGGCGAAGACGTCTTTGAGGTCATCGAGAACGAGCCGGAGCGCCTGAAGGAGGTTCCGGGTATCGGCCCGAAGCGCGCGAAGCGCCTGAGCGAGGGCTTCAAGGATCAGAAGGCGGTGCGGGAGATCATGGTGTTCCTGCAGACGCACGGTCTCGGCTCCTCGCGGGCCGCTCGCATCTACCGGACCTATGGAGCTGACGCCGCGACCTTGCTCACCGAGGACCCGTACCGGCTGGCGCGGGACATCCGGGGGATCGGTTTCCGGATCGCCGACAGCATCGGTGCGAGTCTGGGCAAGGACCGCGAGGGCCTGCCGCGGGCGCGCGCTGGACTCGGCTACACGCTGGAACAGGCGCGGGGCGCCGGACACTGCGGCCTGCCCCGGGACGAACTCCTCGAGCAGGCGCAGGAGCTGTTGAAGATCCCGCAGGAGATCCTCGTCACGGCCCTGGGGGACGAACTCGAAGCGGGGCGGCTGGCGGCGACCCGTCTGGGCGGCGAAGAGGCGATCTTCCTGCCGCACCTGCTGTCGGCAGAGCGGGCCATTGCCCGCCGGCTGGGCGAACTCCTCCGGGCCGAGCCGCCGCCGTGGGCGGACATCGATGCCGCGAAGGCACTGGCCTGGGTGGAGAGACGGCTGGAAGTGACGCTTGCGCCGACCCAGCGCGCGGCCGTCGAAATCTGCCTCAGGTCGAGAGTGACCGTGATTACCGGAGGTCCCGGTGTCGGCAAGACGACCCTGGTCAACGCGGTGCTGCGGATCCTGCGCGCCCGTGACGTCCACTGCGCTCTCTGCGCCCCGACCGGGCGTGCGGCCAAGCGGCTCAGCGAGAGCACCGGCCACACGGCGAAGACGATCCACCGGTTGCTCGAGATCGATCCGTCGAACGGCAAGTTCCGCCGCAGCCGCTACCGTCCGATCGACTGCGGTCTGCTGATTGTCGACGAGGCGTCCATGGTCGACGTGGAACTGATGGCGTCGCTGCTCCAGGCGCTGCCGGCGGAGGGCTCGCTCCTCCTGATCGGCGACGCGGACCAGTTGCCCTCGGTCGGTCCGGGCCAGGTGCTGCGCGACCTGATCGATTCCGGCGCCGTGCCGGTTGCGCGGCTCCGGGAGATCTTCCGCCAGGCCGACAACAGCCGGATCGTCCGCAACGCCCACCGGGTGAACCGGGGCTACCTGCCCGAGCTGGAGCCTGTGCGGGACGAACTGAGCGACTTCTACTTCGTGCCGGCCGAAGATGCCGAGGACGGCCAGCGCAAGGTCGTGGAGATCGTCGCCGGGCGCATCGGCCGCCGCTTCGGTCTGGATCCGGTCCGGGACGTCCAGGTCCTGTCGCCGATGAACCGCGGTCCCCTCGGCGTCCGCACGCTGAACGTCACACTGCAGGCGGTGCTGAACCCCGCGCCGGAGTCAGGCGCCGTCGAGGTCGAGCGCTTCGGCTGGAAGTACCGTGCCGGTGACAAGGTGATGCAGACCGACAACGACTACGACAAGGACGTGTTCAACGGCGACCTCGGCCGGATCCGGTCGATCGATCCGGGCGCGGAGAAGATGACCATCGTCTTCGATGGCCGTCCGGTCGACTACCGATTCAGCGACCTCGACCGGCTCATGCTGGCCTACGCGGTCACGGTCCACAAGTCGCAGGGCTCCGAGTACCCGGCGGTCGTCGTGCCGATCTCGACCCACCACTACGTGATGCTCCGCCGCAACCTGCTGTACACGGCGATCACACGCGGCCGCCGCCTGGTCGTCATCGTCGGCCAGAAGTGGGCTCTCCAGAAGGCCGTCGAAGAGGCTTCCGACATGCGTCGCTATTCGACTCTCCGCGAACAACTGGCGGAGCTGGCTCGGTCGGGCTGA